The following are encoded in a window of Maridesulfovibrio ferrireducens genomic DNA:
- a CDS encoding phage regulatory CII family protein — MSERIERAIQELVINGPVPLEVLAEKVGKSPKTLLREVNPDDPKAKLGAETLMEIMIITGRVEPLKLMAEEMNYTLESED, encoded by the coding sequence ATGTCTGAAAGGATTGAAAGAGCAATACAGGAGCTTGTAATAAACGGACCGGTTCCTTTAGAAGTTCTTGCTGAAAAAGTGGGCAAAAGTCCTAAGACCTTGCTGCGTGAGGTGAATCCTGACGATCCGAAGGCAAAACTTGGAGCCGAGACTCTGATGGAAATTATGATAATTACCGGAAGGGTTGAGCCTCTTAAGTTGATGGCCGAAGAGATGAATTACACTCTGGAGTCTGAAGATTAA
- a CDS encoding sensor histidine kinase has translation MPKKSLHMKILLWGWAVMLCALLLTFWFYYGTVAEELANSSGQNTSRLLNFVRRQISKSETSPGTSSFQKEVTELGHDLGIRITYIKDGKVLADSEVQEKRLSKLDDHSDRPEVIAAEASGSGENIRYSTTLDTRMLYVAKTMSKEGEFLRLALPYSVIGERLDRVKWNFALVLLLIAIGSALLLIYIGRRTSAAVTEISATARAIGEGDYSKRIRIIPGGEYQLLADSINTMARKIQGHIEIIEDQKNKLDAMFDNMKEGIMVLDTDGKIESVNRSMVEIVPETKNSKGRMPLEVLTRHEIQDSVDVIINNLNNVKSDSIILDFPDGRSMNVTICSFNDSNSRRKLILVFHDISEVRRIEMVLRDFVSNASHQLRTPLTSIKGYTETIIDNPPQDNHTLSKFLNIILDNANHMSKVITGMFALARSEYSGKKLRSEPTSLNETITHSINNLTKQAASKKIKITTGHIAENPVVGTDEGLIQIFENLLENAIKYAPENSSIKIETELKGDSITTKVIDEGPGITPSDTERIFERFFKLDENAVENGSSGLGLAICRSLVRNFNGDIWVESPADTATGTGSSFCVKLPVANG, from the coding sequence TTGCCCAAGAAATCTTTACATATGAAAATCCTACTCTGGGGCTGGGCAGTAATGCTCTGCGCCCTGTTGCTTACTTTCTGGTTTTATTACGGAACAGTGGCTGAAGAACTTGCCAATTCAAGCGGCCAGAACACTTCTCGATTGCTCAATTTTGTAAGAAGACAAATCAGCAAAAGCGAAACCTCTCCGGGCACATCCTCATTCCAAAAAGAAGTAACGGAACTGGGGCATGATCTTGGGATCAGAATTACCTACATTAAAGACGGCAAAGTTTTAGCAGACTCCGAAGTTCAAGAAAAAAGACTCTCCAAACTTGATGACCATTCCGATCGTCCCGAAGTTATTGCTGCTGAAGCAAGCGGTTCAGGCGAAAACATAAGATACAGCACCACGCTCGATACCCGCATGCTTTATGTCGCAAAAACCATGAGCAAAGAGGGTGAATTTCTGCGTTTGGCATTGCCCTACTCCGTAATCGGCGAGCGTTTGGATCGCGTAAAATGGAACTTTGCTCTCGTCCTGCTGCTGATCGCCATCGGATCAGCCCTGCTTCTCATATATATAGGTAGACGGACTTCCGCCGCTGTAACTGAAATTTCCGCAACAGCACGAGCTATCGGCGAAGGGGACTACAGCAAGCGTATCCGAATTATCCCCGGCGGTGAATATCAACTGCTGGCGGATTCGATCAATACAATGGCCCGTAAAATCCAAGGCCACATAGAAATAATCGAAGATCAGAAAAACAAGCTTGATGCCATGTTTGACAACATGAAGGAAGGCATCATGGTTCTTGACACGGACGGTAAAATTGAATCTGTAAACCGCTCCATGGTCGAAATTGTTCCAGAGACAAAAAACAGCAAAGGGCGCATGCCTCTTGAAGTCCTCACCCGTCATGAAATTCAGGACTCCGTCGACGTCATCATCAATAATCTAAACAACGTCAAATCCGACTCAATAATTTTAGACTTCCCTGACGGCCGTTCAATGAACGTCACGATATGTTCCTTCAATGACTCCAATAGTCGCCGCAAATTAATTCTTGTTTTCCATGACATCAGTGAAGTCCGCCGGATTGAAATGGTACTTAGAGACTTTGTATCCAATGCTTCGCACCAGCTTCGTACTCCGCTTACAAGCATCAAAGGATATACTGAAACCATTATAGACAATCCACCGCAGGACAATCACACTCTTTCAAAATTTTTGAACATAATTCTCGACAATGCCAACCACATGTCAAAAGTAATTACAGGCATGTTTGCACTTGCCCGCAGCGAATACTCCGGCAAAAAGCTTCGCTCAGAACCGACGAGTCTGAATGAAACGATCACTCACAGCATTAACAATCTGACAAAACAAGCTGCCTCAAAAAAAATAAAGATAACAACAGGACATATTGCTGAAAATCCTGTTGTAGGTACAGATGAAGGATTAATTCAGATTTTTGAAAATCTGCTGGAAAATGCTATCAAATATGCTCCGGAAAACAGCTCTATCAAAATAGAAACAGAACTGAAGGGAGACTCGATAACTACAAAAGTTATTGATGAAGGCCCTGGAATTACTCCTTCCGATACTGAAAGAATTTTCGAACGTTTCTTTAAATTGGATGAAAATGCTGTCGAAAACGGCAGCTCAGGATTGGGACTTGCTATCTGTCGCAGTCTTGTTCGTAACTTCAATGGTGACATATGGGTTGAAAGCCCTGCTGATACAGCTACCGGAACCGGCTCCTCATTTTGTGTGAAGCTCCCGGTAGCAAACGGCTAA
- a CDS encoding inorganic phosphate transporter, with protein sequence MDIYDVFFYLSLFAGFMMAFNLGANDVANSMASAVGAKAISIKQAVFIAGTLNFAGAVFLGSQVTATVSKGIINADVIADPKVVMVGMFSALLAAGLWVLISTLTALPVSSTHSIVGSILGFGLVAGGPDVVNWMKMVGIVMSWIISPFFAATIAYLIFTHIRKTILFQKDFIHQAKKWAPIWMGLTVLLIALSFLYKTPVGKSLNLPFFGSLALAFAIAGVVWLGGKLAVNKLVGDPEQGAEAVEETFRKLQIGTSCYVALSQGANDVANAIGPVAAIYLISKQHVLLAKADVPLGLLVMGGVGIAIGIALLGYKVMGTVGTKITVLTNTRGFAVDFGAATTVLIASNMGLPVSSTHAAVGSVVGVGLARGFSAVNFQILGKIVLYWVLTVPIAALTSIIIFTILKWICL encoded by the coding sequence ATGGATATTTATGATGTGTTTTTCTACCTGTCCCTGTTCGCAGGGTTCATGATGGCCTTTAACCTAGGTGCAAACGACGTGGCGAACTCCATGGCGTCTGCGGTTGGGGCAAAAGCTATCAGCATCAAACAGGCGGTTTTCATTGCAGGAACTCTAAACTTTGCCGGAGCCGTATTCCTAGGTTCGCAAGTAACTGCAACGGTTAGTAAAGGAATCATCAACGCAGATGTAATCGCAGACCCTAAAGTAGTTATGGTAGGCATGTTTTCTGCGCTATTAGCTGCGGGTTTATGGGTCTTAATATCAACACTTACAGCCCTGCCGGTATCTTCGACCCACTCCATTGTGGGTAGTATTCTGGGGTTCGGACTTGTTGCAGGCGGACCGGATGTAGTAAATTGGATGAAAATGGTCGGGATCGTTATGTCTTGGATTATTTCACCTTTTTTCGCTGCAACCATCGCTTATCTTATATTCACCCACATTCGAAAAACAATCCTTTTTCAAAAAGACTTTATTCATCAAGCCAAAAAATGGGCTCCAATATGGATGGGATTAACGGTTCTGCTTATCGCTCTTTCCTTTTTATATAAAACACCGGTCGGCAAAAGTTTAAACCTTCCATTCTTCGGCTCGCTGGCACTTGCTTTTGCTATTGCCGGAGTTGTTTGGCTTGGCGGAAAACTGGCTGTTAATAAACTGGTGGGAGATCCTGAGCAGGGAGCTGAAGCTGTCGAAGAAACATTCAGAAAACTCCAGATCGGAACATCCTGCTATGTGGCCCTGTCTCAGGGCGCAAATGATGTTGCCAACGCAATCGGCCCAGTGGCAGCAATCTATCTCATATCAAAACAACATGTACTCCTCGCCAAAGCAGATGTTCCCCTCGGATTGCTGGTCATGGGTGGAGTAGGTATAGCGATAGGTATTGCTCTTCTCGGATACAAAGTAATGGGAACAGTCGGCACAAAAATCACTGTACTTACAAATACTCGAGGATTCGCAGTTGATTTTGGTGCAGCAACAACAGTTCTGATTGCTTCAAACATGGGTCTTCCTGTATCATCTACCCATGCGGCTGTAGGTTCAGTTGTCGGAGTAGGTCTGGCGAGAGGTTTTTCTGCGGTTAATTTTCAAATTCTTGGTAAAATTGTCCTTTATTGGGTACTAACAGTACCTATCGCAGCACTTACAAGCATTATCATATTCACAATACTCAAGTGGATTTGTTTATAA
- a CDS encoding DUF47 domain-containing protein — protein sequence MRFRLPFLALIVSKNPMEGLTKHYNKIAECIQIINDSVECYVTGDSTCKDFGDLIAQIDKVESEADKIKRSIRNHLPHSMFMSVDKTLFFNYTRSQDNILDYAQEALHWLGMRKVSIPEIYQKDLIILLSEVNDTTMRLGPALKATIELNDGTSLDRANTKRKIRKVRRHYAKAVELRKALTDKIYKSDMDFKDIYQLMHFVDCLSEMAHEAEGCADILRAMLAR from the coding sequence ATGCGTTTTCGTCTGCCCTTTCTAGCTCTTATAGTTTCTAAAAATCCTATGGAAGGATTAACAAAGCATTACAATAAAATTGCTGAATGCATTCAAATAATTAATGACTCAGTTGAATGCTATGTAACAGGAGATTCAACCTGCAAAGACTTCGGAGATCTTATTGCTCAGATCGACAAGGTAGAGAGTGAAGCCGACAAGATCAAAAGATCTATTCGTAATCACCTGCCGCACAGTATGTTCATGTCTGTTGATAAGACTCTGTTCTTTAACTACACACGCAGTCAGGACAACATCCTCGACTACGCACAGGAAGCTCTTCACTGGCTCGGCATGCGTAAGGTCAGTATCCCTGAAATCTATCAGAAAGATTTAATTATCCTTCTTTCAGAAGTTAACGATACTACTATGCGTCTCGGTCCGGCACTCAAGGCAACCATCGAACTCAACGACGGGACTTCCCTTGATCGTGCAAATACCAAAAGAAAGATCAGAAAAGTCCGCAGGCATTATGCCAAAGCGGTCGAACTGAGAAAGGCTCTAACCGACAAGATCTATAAATCTGATATGGATTTTAAAGACATCTACCAGCTTATGCACTTCGTAGATTGCCTAAGCGAAATGGCTCACGAAGCAGAAGGATGTGCAGATATCCTTCGCGCAATGTTAGCCAGATAG